One window of the Ictidomys tridecemlineatus isolate mIctTri1 chromosome 11, mIctTri1.hap1, whole genome shotgun sequence genome contains the following:
- the LOC101977702 gene encoding chorion-specific transcription factor GCMa has protein sequence MEPEDFDSEDKEVLNWDINDMKLPQNVKKTDWFQEWPDSYVKHIYSSEDRNAQRHLSSWAMRNTNNHNSRILKKSCLGVVVCGHNCSTKEGRKVYLRPAICDKAWQKQQKKSCPNCNGPLKLIPCQGHGGFPVTNFWRHDGRFIFFQSKGEHDHPKPETKLEAEARRAMKKVHGAPASVSLKLKGNPGSKSLPGETQSQGSLPLTWSFQEGVQLPGSYSGHLIANTPQPNSLNDCLSFSKSYGSGGTTDLADPASTLDPTKLYEKCRFSSNRIYNSGDLFQPSASGVYSDYDNLQAWNKNSALGRSPLNDNYCPNYPFPLTGWPCDFFPSQNSLENFPQQIPLDPPAAKTSCHPLWPNPGGELYEEKVPVDFNSYVPSLAYHPPQEDPFLFTYTPHPHQQCTLPGKTTKWDFEEEMTYMGLDHCNNEMLLNLCPLR, from the coding sequence ATGGAACCTGAAGACTTTGATTCTGAAGACAAAGAGGTATTAAACTGGGACATTAATGACATGAAACTGCCACAGAATGTGAAAAAGACTGACTGGTTCCAGGAGTGGCCAGATTCCTATGTGAAGCACATCTACAGCTCAGAGGACAGGAATGCGCAGCGGCACCTGAGCAGCTGGGCCATGCGCAATACGAACAACCACAACTCTCGCATCCTCAAGAAGTCCTGTCTGGGTGTGGTCGTGTGCGGCCACAACTGCTCTACCAAGGAGGGGCGCAAGGTCTACCTGAGACCTGCAATCTGTGACAAAGCCTGgcagaagcagcagaagaaaagTTGTCCCAACTGTAATGGGCCTTTGAAGCTGATTCCTTGCCAAGGCCATGGGGGCTTCCCCGTCACCAACTTCTGGAGACACGATGGACGCTTCATATTCTTCCAGTCAAAGGGAGAGCATGATCATCCAAAGCCGGAAACCAAGttagaagctgaggcaagaagagcAATGAAGAAAGTGCATGGGgcacctgcctctgtctccctaAAGCTGAAGGGGAACCCAGGATCCAAGTCTCTTCCAGGTGAAACACAAAGTCAGGGAAGTTTACCTTTAACTTGGTCATTCCAGGAAGGTGTCCAATTGCCTGGCAGTTACAGTGGACATTTAATAGCTAACACTCCCCAGCCGAATTCACTGAATGATTGCTTATCCTTCTCCAAGAGTTATGGTTCAGGGGGAACCACTGATCTGGCAGACCCGGCTTCCACCTTAGACCCCACTAAGCTGTATGAAAAATGCAGATTTTCCAGTAATAGGATCTACAATAGTGGAGACCTGTTTCAGCCTTCTGCCTCTGGAGTCTACTCAGATTATGACAATCTGCAAGCATGGAATAAAAACTCTGCTTTGGGGAGAAGCCCTCTCAATGACAACTATTGTCCCAATTATCCTTTTCCTCTGACCGGCTGGCCTTGTGACTTCTTTCCTTCCCAGAATTCTCTGGAGAACTTTCCCCAGCAGATTCCCCTGGATCCACCTGCTGCCAAAACCAGCTGCCACCCATTATGGCCAAATCCAGGGGGTGAGCTTTATGAAGAGAAAGTGCCTGTGGATTTCAACAGCTACGTTCCTTCTCTCGCTTACCATCCACCACAGGAAGACCCCTTTCTGTTCACCTACACCCCTCATCCTCACCAGCAATGCACCCTGCCAGGCAAGACCACCAAGTGGGATTTTGAGGAAGAAATGACATATATGGGTTTGGATCATTGCAACAATGAAATGCTTCTAAACCTCTGTCCTTTAAGATGA